Proteins encoded together in one Microcaecilia unicolor chromosome 3, aMicUni1.1, whole genome shotgun sequence window:
- the FKBPL gene encoding FK506-binding protein-like, which translates to MSNFCPSSSSPWASPDGTFTKTILVQGTGVEKPKDGSLCHIRLDLEESGASSGERLFRCLTGQWTELLLGEGDVPMDAALDQCLETMLDGEVCRVQVSPTQQNSGCGFNLSLAGFTSVRDSWEMPFEEKWNLALRDKEQGTQNFRQGNAWGAARRYGRALRFLVSLAAAVPLEMAEEYDRIKMALHANLAACQLRLGQYENAARSCDKALEREPRAIKALYRRAVAHAALNELEKAGVDLQEVLRLEPGNAAARQELRRLTEKVREQDTEMAKKMRKLFV; encoded by the coding sequence ATGAGCAACTTTTGCCCCAGCAGCTCGAGCCCCTGGGCCAGTCCAgatggcacttttacaaaaactatCCTGGTGCAAGGCACAGGGGTGGAGAAACCCAAAGATGGATCGCTGTGCCATATTCGCCTGGACCTAGAAGAGAGTGGGGCATCTTCAGGGGAGAGGCTGTTCCGATGCTTGACTGGCCAGTGGACAGAGCTGCTGCTGGGTGAGGGGGATGTGCCCATGGATGCTGCTTTGGATCAGTGCTTGGAGACCATGCTGGATGGGGAGGTATGCCGTGTCCAGGTATCGCCCACACAACAAAATTCCGGCTGCGGTTTCAATCTCAGCTTGGCGGGCTTCACCTCTGTCCGGGACTCCTGGGAAATGCCATTTGAGGAGAAGTGGAACCTGGCCCTGCGTGACAAGGAGCAAGGAACCCAGAACTTCCGCCAAGGCAACGCTTGGGGAGCCGCACGGCGCTATGGCCGGGCACTGCGCTTCCTGGTTTCCTTGGCCGCAGCTGTCCCACTGGAAATGGCAGAAGAATATGATCGAATCAAGATGGCCCTGCACGCCAACCTGGCGGCGTGTCAACTGCGGCTAGGCCAGTATGAGAATGCCGCCCGCAGCTGCGACAAGGCGCTGGAGAGAGAGCCGCGCGCCATCAAGGCACTGTACCGCCGTGCTGTAGCCCACGCTGCCCTGAATGAGCTGGAGAAAGCAGGTGTGGACCTGCAGGAGGTGCTACGGCTGGAGCCAGGGAATGCGGCAGCGCGGCAGGAGCTGAGGCGTCTGACAGAGAAAGTTCGGGAGCAGGATACTGAAATGGCCAAGAAGATGCGCAAACTCTTTGTCTGA